One genomic segment of Devosia sp. includes these proteins:
- a CDS encoding heme-binding beta-barrel domain-containing protein: protein MTARTWLRSAMALLMLPMLAMGPAMGQGRELALLAGYVGDWRGESALVGGDKPEPFRCRLSVSTGNQGKINYTGRCALVNATLSISGTIAYVQASSRYEAVMTSNAGYTGLAVGRETGGQISFDLREQQKDRAGGDVRIGARIVLVNDRITVDFEVEFNNSGDVLTASVPFAR, encoded by the coding sequence ATGACGGCGAGAACCTGGCTGCGTTCTGCAATGGCGCTGCTGATGCTTCCAATGCTGGCTATGGGACCGGCCATGGGCCAGGGCCGGGAACTGGCGCTTCTGGCCGGCTATGTCGGTGACTGGCGTGGCGAAAGCGCTCTGGTGGGCGGCGACAAGCCGGAGCCGTTCCGCTGCCGGCTCAGCGTCTCGACCGGCAATCAGGGCAAGATCAACTATACCGGGCGCTGTGCGCTGGTGAATGCGACGCTCTCGATCAGCGGCACGATCGCCTATGTGCAGGCGAGCTCGCGCTACGAAGCGGTCATGACCTCCAATGCCGGCTATACCGGGCTGGCGGTGGGCCGGGAAACCGGCGGGCAGATCAGCTTCGATTTGCGCGAGCAGCAGAAGGACCGCGCCGGTGGCGACGTGCGCATCGGGGCGCGGATCGTCCTGGTCAATGACAGGATCACGGTGGATTTCGAGGTCGAGTTCAACAATTCGGGCGACGTGCTGACCGCCAGCGTGCCGTTCGCGCGGTAG
- a CDS encoding ABC transporter ATP-binding protein codes for MTDAPIIDARNVDYTLDVAGRPLNILRNVSLRVAPAEVIAIVGPSGSGKTSLLMLLAGLEKATGGQVLVNGSDLGPMSEDDLARFRRHTLGIVFQSFHLIPSLTAIDNVGMALEIAEPGLSMAEVRERAAASLAAVGLDKRLDHRPSALSGGEQQRVGLARATVADLPLLLADEPTGNLDQKTGAVVVDIMFDLARRNRTAVVLITHDPALAARADRVYTMTQGELTETPVDR; via the coding sequence ATGACTGACGCGCCGATCATCGACGCGAGGAATGTTGACTACACGCTGGACGTCGCCGGACGCCCGCTCAATATCCTCAGAAATGTTTCCCTCAGGGTCGCCCCGGCCGAGGTCATCGCCATTGTCGGCCCCTCGGGCAGCGGCAAGACCAGCCTGCTCATGCTGCTGGCCGGCCTCGAAAAAGCCACCGGCGGCCAGGTTCTGGTCAATGGCAGCGACCTTGGCCCCATGAGCGAGGACGACCTGGCCCGGTTCCGCCGGCACACCCTGGGCATTGTCTTCCAGAGCTTTCATCTCATCCCCTCGCTCACCGCCATCGACAATGTCGGCATGGCGCTGGAAATCGCCGAGCCCGGCCTCAGCATGGCCGAGGTGCGCGAGCGCGCCGCAGCCAGCCTCGCCGCCGTGGGCCTCGACAAGCGCCTCGACCATCGCCCCTCGGCCCTCTCTGGCGGCGAACAGCAGCGTGTCGGCCTGGCCCGCGCCACCGTTGCCGACCTGCCCCTGCTGCTCGCCGATGAACCCACCGGCAATCTCGACCAGAAGACCGGCGCCGTGGTGGTCGACATCATGTTCGATCTCGCCCGCCGCAACCGCACCGCCGTGGTGCTCATCACCCACGATCCGGCCCTGGCGGCCCGCGCCGACCGGGTTTACACCATGACCCAGGGCGAACTCACCGAGACCCCGGTGGACCGCTGA
- a CDS encoding FtsX-like permease family protein encodes MQSLRPAIRIGLLDMRGDLRRFLLLVVCLAVGTALIAGVNSVGTSITRAVEIGAAEIMGGDIELSRADRLANPDELFSMQEWGEVVAVIDTNLRAETFDGEAFADVSAVGRAYPLLGAVSSPQLQPGDSVADLLAEQDGVPGALVDAIMLDQLGIGVGDTFGLGGTEFSVRGTLGHLPDAPVRGFRLGMPTLITTNGFALVSDRTSPLPGLGTWYRYKIHLADRNIEAGLAAAHERFDTSGWTVRSARDGLGQMVRYYDLFMRFLIIVGLGSLLIGGVSVWTGMRAYIAERSGVIAVMRSMGAGRSRIFVHFFSQVAALAAVGVGIGLLAGASVAFLILPTIGAAVGIPLAPAIHVQPLLIAAGTGFVTAFAFAYLPLQQAQTIRPVLLFRAKGLDAPPVDWRALLLSAQVLPLLAAILAFFLLAWLMTGDVLLVLGFGLASALAAIFFQLFIRLCQAGLARLPERGPRIIRHALRNIAGAGQNAAAIAVSSGMALTMLIIVLVMQANLQQEFLGASAFDAPTLVGSDLFPDEVEQLETLSATGAGISRFVSTPMLRGSLVEIGGTPVAERRTRGPEATFLLAGEVPLTFRSVQPASSRVTAGEWWPTDYAGPGLVSLHQSLRNGLGVDIGDRLTFSIFGEPVEVTIASFRDYSWQGGIDFLATFSPGVLDNYPTTLFAAVTAAQGAEEDVGRLLASELPDIRFIAVGDTLKQVTDALGQLSFAAALVGGLAVGNGLLVLIGALATGRRQREADTVITKVLGATRTELIGTAFLQYFLLALLAAIPAVLIGLSIGRFVSTLMLEVEFTWRPDVIGLVIAVAILVTATLGAMTILRAASARPARLLRDL; translated from the coding sequence ATGCAATCGCTCCGGCCCGCCATCCGCATTGGCCTGCTCGACATGCGCGGCGACCTGCGCCGCTTCCTGCTCCTGGTCGTGTGCCTCGCCGTCGGCACTGCCCTCATCGCCGGGGTCAATTCGGTCGGCACCAGCATCACCCGGGCCGTCGAGATCGGCGCCGCCGAAATCATGGGCGGCGATATCGAACTGTCGCGCGCCGACCGCCTGGCCAATCCGGACGAACTCTTTTCCATGCAGGAATGGGGCGAGGTCGTTGCGGTTATCGACACCAATCTGCGCGCCGAAACCTTTGACGGCGAGGCCTTTGCCGATGTCAGCGCCGTGGGCCGCGCCTATCCGCTGCTCGGCGCTGTATCAAGCCCGCAGCTGCAACCGGGAGACTCCGTTGCCGATCTCCTGGCCGAGCAGGATGGCGTGCCGGGCGCCCTGGTCGATGCCATCATGCTCGATCAATTGGGCATTGGCGTCGGCGACACGTTCGGGCTGGGCGGCACCGAGTTTTCGGTGCGCGGCACCCTGGGCCATCTGCCGGACGCACCGGTGCGCGGTTTCCGCCTCGGCATGCCGACCCTGATCACCACCAATGGTTTTGCGCTGGTCAGCGACCGCACCTCGCCGCTCCCGGGCCTTGGCACCTGGTATCGCTACAAGATCCACCTGGCCGACCGCAATATCGAGGCGGGCCTCGCTGCCGCCCATGAGCGCTTCGACACGTCGGGCTGGACGGTGCGCTCGGCGCGCGACGGGCTCGGCCAGATGGTGCGCTATTACGATCTGTTCATGCGCTTTCTGATCATTGTCGGGCTCGGCTCGCTGCTGATCGGCGGCGTCAGCGTCTGGACCGGCATGCGGGCCTATATCGCCGAGCGCTCCGGCGTTATCGCCGTCATGCGCAGCATGGGCGCCGGCCGCAGCCGCATCTTTGTGCATTTCTTCTCCCAGGTGGCGGCGCTCGCCGCCGTCGGCGTCGGTATCGGCCTCTTGGCGGGCGCCAGCGTCGCCTTCCTCATTCTCCCCACTATTGGGGCGGCCGTGGGCATCCCCCTGGCGCCGGCCATTCATGTCCAGCCATTGCTGATCGCCGCCGGCACCGGCTTCGTCACCGCCTTTGCCTTTGCCTATCTGCCGTTGCAACAGGCCCAGACCATCCGCCCGGTGCTGCTGTTCCGCGCCAAGGGGCTCGATGCGCCGCCCGTCGACTGGCGCGCCCTCCTGCTCTCCGCCCAGGTTCTGCCGCTGCTCGCCGCCATCCTCGCCTTCTTCCTGTTGGCCTGGCTGATGACCGGCGATGTCCTGCTGGTGCTCGGCTTTGGCCTTGCCAGTGCCCTGGCCGCCATCTTTTTCCAGCTCTTCATCCGCCTTTGCCAGGCCGGGCTCGCCCGCCTGCCCGAACGCGGTCCCCGCATCATTCGCCATGCCCTGCGCAATATTGCCGGGGCCGGTCAGAACGCCGCCGCCATCGCCGTTTCCTCCGGCATGGCGCTGACTATGCTCATCATCGTCCTCGTCATGCAGGCCAATCTGCAACAGGAATTTCTGGGCGCCTCGGCCTTCGACGCCCCGACCCTGGTCGGCTCGGACCTCTTCCCCGACGAAGTCGAACAACTCGAAACCCTCTCCGCCACCGGCGCCGGCATTTCCCGGTTCGTGTCCACGCCCATGCTGCGCGGCAGTCTGGTCGAGATCGGCGGCACCCCCGTTGCCGAGCGGCGCACACGGGGGCCCGAAGCCACCTTCCTCCTCGCCGGCGAAGTGCCCCTCACCTTCCGGTCAGTGCAACCCGCCTCTTCGCGCGTCACCGCCGGAGAATGGTGGCCAACCGACTATGCCGGACCGGGCCTTGTCAGCCTGCACCAGAGCCTGCGCAATGGTCTGGGCGTCGATATCGGCGACCGGCTGACCTTCTCCATTTTTGGCGAACCGGTTGAGGTCACCATTGCCAGCTTCCGCGATTATTCCTGGCAGGGCGGCATCGATTTTCTCGCCACCTTCTCCCCCGGCGTGCTCGACAATTATCCCACGACGCTCTTTGCCGCGGTCACCGCCGCTCAGGGCGCCGAAGAGGATGTCGGCCGGCTCCTGGCCAGCGAATTGCCCGATATCCGTTTCATCGCCGTTGGCGATACCCTCAAGCAGGTCACCGACGCGCTGGGGCAACTCTCCTTCGCCGCCGCCCTGGTCGGCGGGCTGGCGGTCGGCAACGGCCTGCTCGTCCTCATCGGCGCCCTGGCCACCGGCCGCCGCCAGCGCGAGGCCGATACCGTCATCACCAAGGTTCTGGGGGCCACCCGCACCGAGTTGATCGGCACGGCGTTCCTGCAATACTTCCTCCTGGCCCTCCTGGCCGCCATCCCCGCCGTGCTCATCGGCCTCTCCATCGGGCGCTTCGTCTCGACCCTGATGCTCGAAGTCGAGTTCACCTGGCGCCCCGATGTCATCGGCCTCGTCATTGCCGTCGCCATCCTGGTCACCGCGACCCTGGGCGCCATGACCATCCTCCGCGCCGCCTCCGCCCGCCCCGCCCGCCTGTTGCGGGATCTCTGA
- a CDS encoding LysR family transcriptional regulator: MLPDWNQLRALLATVETGSLSAAAKTLNLTQPTLGRQVAALEDELGVAIFERVGRRLVLTEAGQQLVRHLRDMGEAAERVAMTAAGQSQAVEGVVRITTADIYAGHVLPPLIAEIRRAAPAIRIQVLATGSISDLLRREADIAIRHVRPEQDGLIARRCKDTQAYIYGTPDLLERMGQPGTGEALARGDFVGAMEGNADFVAAARARGVPLSEANFPFATQSGMTGWEWVRKGMALGGMVEAVGALTPEVVIAVPEIAPIPVPVWIVTHRELHTSRRIRLVFDLLVAHFS, encoded by the coding sequence ATGCTGCCGGACTGGAACCAATTGCGGGCGCTGCTGGCGACGGTGGAGACCGGCTCGCTATCGGCAGCGGCCAAGACGCTCAACCTGACCCAACCGACGCTTGGCCGGCAGGTGGCGGCGCTCGAGGATGAACTGGGCGTGGCCATATTCGAGCGGGTGGGGCGCCGCCTGGTGCTGACCGAAGCCGGGCAGCAATTGGTGCGGCACCTGCGCGACATGGGGGAAGCGGCCGAACGGGTGGCCATGACCGCCGCCGGCCAGTCGCAGGCAGTCGAGGGGGTGGTGCGCATCACCACGGCCGACATTTATGCAGGCCATGTCCTGCCGCCGCTGATCGCAGAGATCCGGCGTGCGGCGCCGGCAATTCGCATCCAGGTGCTGGCGACGGGGTCGATCAGCGACCTGCTGCGGCGCGAGGCCGATATTGCAATCCGGCACGTGCGTCCCGAGCAGGACGGGTTGATCGCCCGGCGCTGCAAGGACACGCAGGCCTATATCTACGGCACGCCGGACCTGCTGGAGCGCATGGGGCAGCCGGGAACGGGCGAGGCGCTGGCGCGGGGCGATTTCGTCGGGGCAATGGAGGGCAATGCCGACTTTGTGGCGGCTGCACGGGCGCGCGGCGTGCCGCTGAGCGAGGCCAATTTTCCTTTTGCGACGCAAAGCGGCATGACCGGCTGGGAATGGGTGCGGAAGGGCATGGCGCTGGGCGGCATGGTCGAGGCGGTGGGCGCGCTGACGCCCGAGGTCGTTATCGCGGTGCCCGAGATCGCGCCGATCCCGGTGCCGGTATGGATCGTTACCCATCGCGAGCTGCATACCAGCCGGCGCATCAGGCTGGTCTTCGATCTGCTGGTGGCGCACTTTTCGTGA
- a CDS encoding class I SAM-dependent methyltransferase, with the protein MAEMSAFWDRLADKYAARPIPDEGVYQTKLARTRAYFTPDMDLFEFGCGTGGTAIAHAPHVRHVTAIDFSENMLAFARDKAAKAGIGNVTFERGDITTMTVRPASYDMVLGLSILHLLKNKDAVIARVHHMLRPGGLFVSSTECIGDNRKWLRFIAPVGHALGLLPVLDIMTHAQLRNAITGAGFVIEHDWRPHPDSAAFIIARKPG; encoded by the coding sequence ATGGCTGAAATGAGCGCATTCTGGGATCGATTGGCCGACAAATATGCGGCGCGCCCGATTCCCGATGAAGGCGTCTATCAGACCAAGCTCGCCCGCACCCGGGCCTACTTCACCCCGGACATGGACCTGTTCGAGTTTGGCTGCGGAACGGGCGGCACCGCCATCGCCCATGCCCCCCATGTCCGCCATGTCACCGCCATCGATTTTTCCGAGAACATGCTGGCCTTTGCCCGCGACAAGGCCGCAAAAGCCGGCATCGGCAATGTCACCTTCGAGCGCGGCGACATCACCACCATGACAGTAAGGCCCGCCAGTTACGACATGGTCCTCGGCCTCTCCATCCTGCATCTGCTGAAAAACAAGGACGCCGTGATTGCCCGGGTCCACCACATGCTCAGGCCGGGCGGGCTCTTCGTCTCCAGCACCGAGTGCATCGGCGACAATCGCAAATGGCTGCGCTTCATCGCGCCGGTCGGTCATGCCCTGGGTCTGTTGCCCGTGCTCGACATCATGACCCATGCGCAACTGCGCAATGCCATAACCGGGGCCGGTTTCGTCATCGAGCACGACTGGCGTCCGCATCCGGACTCTGCCGCCTTCATCATCGCCCGCAAGCCGGGTTGA
- a CDS encoding ATP-binding protein → MQVAIDMGESRPAGHASMDLEELLATRLLVQGNSGSGKSHLLRRLLEQSAQWVQQCVIDPEGDFVTLSERYGHLVVDATRTESELTRIAARVRQHRVSVVLNLEGLDVEQQMRAAAAFLGGMFDADRDYWYPVLVVVDEAQLFAPAAAGEVSDEARKLSLGAMTNLMCRGRKRGLAGVIATQRLAKLAKNVAAEASNFLMGRTFLDIDMARAADLLGMDRRQAEQFRDLERGHFVALGPAISRRPLPITIGAVETSARSTSPKLTPLPEAPADAADLIFTQDPEELARPVVRRPAPPPPPSTNELLAQVAEARARARAESPDEPASLFPEIDEAERDAQIKAVMAELLSDPDAGFRTTAVLYQDFLVRCRIRRVPGDPPALPAFKRLLAVARVAPDEAVASSDGWQQALTLSETLTDDVQGVFLVIAQAALTGAPCPSDATLARLYGTHSASRARRLLTWFEERGLIVLRTDFRGARIAAFPDLAAETAPGDPNGPDALMDERGAAE, encoded by the coding sequence ATGCAGGTTGCCATCGACATGGGAGAGAGCCGTCCGGCCGGCCATGCCAGCATGGACCTCGAGGAATTGCTGGCCACCCGCCTGCTGGTGCAGGGCAATTCAGGCTCCGGCAAGTCCCATCTCCTGCGCCGCCTACTCGAGCAATCGGCGCAGTGGGTGCAGCAATGCGTCATTGATCCGGAAGGCGATTTCGTAACGTTGTCAGAGCGTTACGGGCACTTGGTGGTCGACGCGACCCGCACCGAAAGCGAACTCACCCGCATCGCCGCCCGCGTCCGCCAGCATCGCGTCTCGGTCGTCCTCAACCTCGAAGGCCTCGATGTCGAGCAGCAGATGCGCGCCGCCGCCGCCTTTCTCGGCGGCATGTTCGATGCCGATCGCGACTATTGGTATCCAGTCCTGGTCGTGGTCGACGAAGCCCAGCTCTTCGCCCCTGCCGCAGCGGGCGAAGTGTCTGATGAAGCACGCAAATTGTCGCTCGGCGCCATGACCAACCTCATGTGTAGAGGTCGAAAGCGGGGGCTCGCCGGCGTCATCGCCACCCAGCGCCTGGCCAAGCTGGCCAAGAACGTCGCGGCCGAAGCCTCTAACTTCCTGATGGGACGCACTTTTCTCGACATCGACATGGCCCGCGCCGCCGATCTCCTGGGCATGGACCGCCGCCAGGCCGAACAGTTCCGCGATCTCGAACGCGGCCATTTCGTGGCCCTCGGTCCGGCCATTTCCCGCCGTCCGCTGCCCATCACCATCGGCGCCGTGGAAACCTCGGCCCGCTCGACCAGTCCCAAGCTGACGCCCCTGCCCGAAGCGCCCGCCGACGCCGCCGACCTGATTTTTACCCAGGATCCCGAAGAGCTTGCGCGCCCCGTGGTCCGGCGCCCGGCACCGCCGCCGCCACCCTCGACTAACGAGCTTTTGGCCCAGGTGGCAGAAGCCCGCGCGCGGGCCCGCGCGGAATCACCGGACGAGCCCGCCTCGCTCTTCCCCGAGATCGACGAGGCCGAGCGCGACGCCCAGATCAAGGCGGTCATGGCCGAGCTTTTGAGCGATCCGGATGCCGGTTTCCGCACCACCGCCGTGCTTTATCAGGATTTTCTGGTGCGCTGCCGTATTCGTCGGGTACCCGGCGATCCGCCGGCCCTTCCCGCCTTCAAGCGCCTCCTGGCCGTCGCCCGGGTCGCTCCGGACGAAGCCGTCGCCAGCTCCGACGGCTGGCAACAGGCCCTGACGCTTTCGGAAACCCTGACCGATGACGTCCAAGGCGTTTTCCTTGTCATCGCCCAGGCCGCGCTCACCGGCGCCCCCTGCCCGTCCGATGCCACCCTGGCCCGCCTCTACGGCACCCATTCGGCCAGCCGGGCGCGGCGCCTGCTCACCTGGTTCGAGGAACGCGGCCTCATCGTGCTGCGCACCGATTTCCGGGGCGCTCGCATCGCCGCCTTCCCTGACCTTGCCGCCGAAACGGCGCCCGGCGACCCCAACGGCCCGGACGCCCTCATGGACGAACGCGGCGCCGCCGAATAG
- a CDS encoding aldose 1-epimerase family protein, with product MQLTRISNGEVTVDVAALGAEMQAIQTRDGRHWLWHGDASYWTGRSPILFPMVGRAPNDTISIDGERYQMSQHGFARRSNFSLVVEESDRCVYRLEDSEASRSLYPFAFALDVEHRLVGRGVVVTAEVHNRDTRPMPFGIGFHPAFAWPLPGAEGPHMVTLDNGGEPALRRLSGGLVEPEDLPSPFSRGQLVLEPDQFRADAMLFPEGAGAGLAYGPASGPKVHFTWENLPNFALWTKPGAGFICLEPWHGTAAEVGGSDDLAARPYAEVLGPGAVARYAFRVELAG from the coding sequence ATGCAGCTCACGCGCATCAGCAATGGCGAGGTGACCGTCGACGTCGCCGCACTGGGGGCCGAGATGCAGGCCATCCAGACGCGCGATGGACGGCACTGGCTCTGGCATGGCGACGCCAGCTATTGGACCGGACGGTCACCGATCCTTTTCCCCATGGTGGGCAGGGCACCCAATGACACAATCAGCATCGATGGCGAACGCTATCAGATGAGCCAGCACGGCTTTGCGCGGCGCAGCAACTTTTCGCTCGTGGTCGAGGAAAGCGATCGCTGCGTCTATCGGCTGGAGGACTCCGAGGCCAGCCGCTCGCTTTATCCCTTCGCCTTCGCGCTTGATGTCGAGCACCGGCTGGTGGGGCGCGGCGTGGTGGTCACGGCCGAAGTGCACAATCGCGACACGCGGCCCATGCCCTTCGGGATCGGCTTTCATCCGGCCTTTGCCTGGCCGCTGCCGGGCGCGGAGGGGCCGCATATGGTGACGCTCGACAATGGCGGCGAGCCGGCCCTGAGGCGGCTTTCGGGTGGCCTCGTGGAGCCCGAGGATCTGCCTTCCCCCTTCTCCCGGGGGCAGTTGGTGCTGGAACCCGACCAGTTCCGGGCCGATGCCATGCTGTTTCCGGAAGGCGCCGGGGCCGGGCTGGCCTATGGACCGGCGAGCGGGCCCAAAGTGCATTTTACCTGGGAGAACCTGCCCAATTTCGCGCTCTGGACCAAACCGGGAGCGGGGTTCATCTGCCTTGAACCCTGGCACGGAACGGCCGCGGAAGTGGGCGGATCGGACGATCTGGCCGCGCGACCCTATGCGGAAGTTCTGGGGCCAGGTGCCGTGGCACGATACGCCTTTCGCGTGGAGCTGGCAGGGTAA
- the hrpB gene encoding ATP-dependent helicase HrpB gives MPLPPLPIDAALPALSVALSAGVSAVLVAQPGAGKTTRVPLALLEAPWRGDGRIIVLEPRRLAARAAARQMARLLGEDVGQTVGYRVRMETRVSSKTRIEVVTEGVFTRLILDDPELKGIAAVIFDEFHERSLDGDLGLALALDARALREDLRILVMSATIDGARIAGLLGDAPVIDSPGRTFPVETLHAEPDPLQRLEDQVVAATLTALREHEGSVLVFLPGQGEIIRTAERLAARLPASVDLAPLYGQLSPAEQDRAIQPAPEGRRKVVLATSIAETSLTIEGIRIVVDSGFRRVPVYEPATAMTTLATTRVSRAGADQRRGRAGRTSPGVCIRLWNAGQTSALAPFETPEIISADLSGLMLDLAAWGVADPGNLAFLDPPPAPAWAEARALLTRLDALDAAGHLTNAGKALSRLPLHPRLAHMVMAAAEDGDARTAADLAALIGERGLGGDDIDLGRRLDRFRSDRSRRAEDARALAGRWARAAGSAPGESLSPGHHLARAFPDRVAQTAGPRGRFRLANGRQAQLDETHPLSAAPYIVVADLTGSATQGRIRSAAALDVVDLEAIFGHRITSETKLAFDAATGSVRARRQRRLDALRLADDTAPVTDFEAAAQLLEEAALKRPEILPWSKDQKALRARASFLHQTLGADWPDLSDAALSQDPGWLAPHIIGETRLAAISADHLGMALDALLPWSRRQEIDKLLPSHFQAPSGSHLPIDYAAENGPALEIRVQELFGLDRHPAIANGKLPLLLVLLSPAHRPIQTTRDLPGFWRGSWKEVAKDLKGRYPRHPWPDDPIAAPATNRAKPRGT, from the coding sequence ATGCCTTTGCCACCCCTGCCCATCGATGCCGCGCTACCGGCCCTGTCAGTCGCCCTTTCTGCAGGGGTTTCGGCCGTGCTCGTGGCCCAGCCCGGCGCCGGCAAGACCACGCGAGTGCCACTCGCGCTGCTCGAAGCGCCATGGCGTGGCGATGGACGCATCATCGTGCTCGAACCGAGGCGGCTCGCCGCCCGCGCCGCCGCACGGCAAATGGCCCGATTGCTGGGCGAGGATGTCGGCCAGACCGTTGGCTATCGTGTCCGCATGGAAACCCGGGTTTCCAGCAAGACCCGCATCGAAGTCGTCACCGAGGGGGTTTTCACCCGTCTCATCCTAGACGATCCGGAACTCAAGGGCATTGCCGCTGTCATTTTCGACGAGTTCCACGAGCGCAGTCTCGATGGCGACCTCGGCCTCGCCCTGGCGCTCGATGCAAGGGCCCTGCGCGAGGACCTGCGCATTCTCGTCATGTCCGCAACCATCGACGGCGCCCGCATTGCCGGGCTTCTGGGCGACGCGCCGGTCATCGACAGTCCCGGCCGCACCTTTCCGGTAGAAACGCTCCACGCCGAGCCCGACCCCCTGCAGCGCCTCGAAGATCAGGTCGTTGCGGCCACCCTCACCGCCCTGCGCGAACACGAAGGGTCGGTGCTTGTCTTTCTGCCCGGGCAGGGCGAAATCATCCGCACCGCCGAGCGCCTCGCTGCCCGTCTTCCCGCCTCGGTCGACCTGGCCCCTCTCTATGGCCAGCTCAGCCCGGCCGAGCAGGACCGCGCCATCCAGCCCGCGCCAGAGGGGCGCCGCAAGGTGGTGCTCGCCACCTCCATCGCCGAAACCTCGCTGACCATCGAAGGCATCCGCATCGTCGTCGATTCCGGCTTTCGCCGCGTTCCGGTCTATGAGCCGGCCACCGCCATGACGACGCTTGCCACCACCCGCGTCTCCCGCGCCGGCGCCGACCAACGCCGGGGTCGCGCCGGCCGTACCAGTCCGGGTGTCTGCATACGGCTCTGGAACGCCGGACAGACTTCGGCCCTCGCGCCGTTCGAGACGCCGGAAATCATCTCCGCCGATCTCTCCGGGCTCATGCTCGATCTGGCTGCCTGGGGCGTCGCTGACCCTGGGAACCTCGCCTTTCTCGACCCGCCACCCGCACCCGCCTGGGCCGAGGCCAGGGCCCTGCTCACCCGCCTCGACGCGCTCGATGCGGCAGGCCATCTCACCAACGCCGGCAAGGCCCTCTCGCGCTTGCCGCTCCATCCCCGCCTCGCGCATATGGTCATGGCTGCTGCCGAAGATGGCGATGCCCGCACCGCCGCAGACCTCGCCGCCCTCATCGGCGAACGGGGCCTCGGGGGCGACGATATCGACCTCGGCCGCCGTCTCGATCGCTTCCGCAGTGATCGGTCGCGGCGCGCCGAAGATGCCCGCGCCTTGGCCGGCCGCTGGGCAAGGGCCGCTGGTTCTGCGCCAGGAGAAAGCCTTTCCCCTGGTCATCACCTCGCCCGCGCCTTTCCCGACCGCGTCGCCCAGACGGCCGGACCGCGCGGCCGTTTCCGCCTCGCCAATGGTCGCCAGGCCCAATTGGACGAGACCCATCCGCTATCCGCGGCCCCCTATATCGTCGTGGCCGACCTGACCGGCAGCGCCACCCAGGGCCGCATTCGCTCGGCCGCTGCGCTCGATGTCGTGGATCTTGAGGCGATTTTCGGCCACCGCATCACCTCGGAGACCAAGCTGGCATTCGACGCCGCCACCGGTTCGGTCCGCGCCCGCCGCCAGCGCCGTCTCGATGCCCTGCGTCTTGCCGACGACACCGCACCGGTCACCGATTTCGAGGCCGCCGCGCAGCTTCTTGAGGAGGCGGCCCTCAAACGTCCCGAAATCCTGCCCTGGTCGAAGGATCAGAAGGCTCTGCGGGCCCGGGCCAGTTTTCTGCATCAGACCCTGGGCGCGGATTGGCCCGATCTCTCGGATGCGGCCCTGTCGCAAGACCCGGGCTGGCTGGCGCCCCATATCATCGGAGAAACCCGGCTCGCCGCCATCAGTGCAGATCATCTCGGCATGGCGCTCGACGCTCTGCTGCCCTGGTCCCGGCGGCAGGAAATCGACAAACTCCTGCCCAGCCATTTCCAGGCGCCCTCGGGCAGTCACCTGCCCATTGACTACGCGGCCGAAAACGGCCCGGCGCTCGAAATCCGCGTGCAGGAACTCTTCGGGCTCGATCGGCATCCCGCCATCGCCAATGGCAAGCTGCCCCTCCTGCTGGTCCTTCTGTCCCCGGCGCATCGCCCCATTCAGACCACACGCGACCTGCCCGGTTTCTGGCGCGGCAGCTGGAAAGAGGTCGCCAAGGACCTCAAGGGCCGCTATCCCCGCCATCCCTGGCCCGACGATCCCATCGCCGCCCCCGCAACCAATCGGGCCAAGCCCCGGGGCACGTGA
- a CDS encoding TIM barrel protein codes for MLYPEHDFLDRFDAAAADGFGGVEFVSPYEFSPHEVAAAARGAGVEVVLFNSPAGDWAAGERGCACQPGRQDLFREGILRAADHARALNCPRVHIMAGLVPAGVTPEAAEAKFVDNLGWAAERLESAGVEALIEPINPVDMPGYGLSSLAQAERVLAAVGHDNLGLQYDVYHMAMTGEAVVDNFRRLLPRIGHVQVADMPGRHEPGSGQVDYAAVFAAIAEGGYGGWVGAEYRPAGGTSSGLGWMRGL; via the coding sequence ATGCTCTATCCCGAGCATGATTTTCTCGACCGCTTCGACGCCGCCGCAGCCGATGGCTTTGGCGGCGTCGAATTCGTTTCGCCCTATGAGTTTTCACCACACGAGGTGGCGGCCGCGGCCAGGGGTGCCGGAGTTGAGGTCGTGCTGTTCAATTCGCCCGCCGGCGACTGGGCGGCGGGTGAGCGGGGCTGCGCCTGCCAGCCGGGCCGGCAAGACCTGTTTCGCGAGGGGATTTTGCGCGCGGCCGATCATGCCCGGGCCCTTAATTGCCCCCGCGTGCACATCATGGCCGGGCTGGTGCCCGCCGGCGTGACGCCGGAGGCGGCAGAAGCCAAGTTCGTCGACAATCTCGGGTGGGCGGCGGAGCGGTTGGAGAGCGCGGGCGTTGAGGCCCTGATCGAGCCGATCAATCCGGTCGATATGCCCGGCTATGGCCTCTCAAGCCTGGCGCAGGCGGAACGTGTGCTGGCGGCAGTCGGGCATGACAATCTGGGCCTGCAATACGATGTCTATCACATGGCCATGACCGGGGAGGCGGTGGTGGACAATTTCCGCCGCCTGCTGCCGCGCATCGGGCATGTGCAGGTCGCCGACATGCCGGGCCGGCACGAGCCGGGCAGCGGGCAGGTGGATTATGCGGCAGTCTTCGCCGCCATCGCCGAGGGCGGCTATGGCGGCTGGGTGGGCGCCGAATATCGCCCGGCGGGCGGCACTTCGTCCGGGTTGGGATGGATGCGAGGCCTCTAA